The window TAGTCATCTTCAAGAAGAGAGTCTTCGCTTACACCCTTGTATGCCCATGCACATGCCGCCTTAATACCTTCGCTTGCATATTTGTCTGGGCAAGTTGTCGTGCTTTTACCACTGCAAGTCTCCCATGAATCAACTTCGTCTGCCCAAACACCCGATATGTTTCTTTGGATGGCTTCAATCATATCATCTACATTCGAATCATAAAACCTGGTTTCCGCAGTTTCGATTATACTGGCATCCCAAACATGATGGAGCTCGGATTTCCTGGTGTACCAATGGACATCAATAGTGTTGCCTCCCCTGTCTGATGTAAAACCAACGTGCAATGGCTGATGAATATCACCCATATAATGAGACAGGAAGAGAAGTGCTTCCGTCAGATTATAGTTGGAATTGGTGTTGTAAGTTTGAAGCTGAGTGGTGTAGTTGTTAATGGCGCCAGCAACGCACCTGTCTACTTCTCCAGTCTCATGATCAATACAATCTCTCTTGTATTGATACGTACAAGCTTCATCAGGAGTGTCAATGTAATGAAGAGGAGATGACCAATGATAACGAAACTTCACTTTATCTGCCCATGAACATTCACTTCCAAGATCCCCTCCTGCAGATTCCGGTAGCAGCTCCTTCactgccgccgccgccgcttTATTCAATCTCCCCTGAGCAATCCTGCAAATTGTGAGATGCCCATCAATCCCCCACCCATGTACTGCTGGAGAAAGAAACAAAGAAATAATCACTACTGATAAAaccaatttctccatttttactCTATCTAATTGCTTCAATAATACTCTCTAATATATAaggaattgaagaagaagaagaggctGACCCAGACCGGGCCTGAAAAATGGAATCTCTCGTAAAAGTTAAGAAAATCAGAATAAAATATCCTACAGATTTTATTATATCCTGTCAATTTCccattttatattgtatattgtTCTTGgtaatcaatttaattatcctcaaaaaatcaaaatgaataGATTATTGACAATGCTTGGTATTCAAATCGTACTATTATGCTAATAGTCCACATTCTTTTTTTCGTGTTCACACCAATGGTAAGAGTTTGATACCTAAATAAAATCAAGATAATATGATTAggataattttctaaattaaaaattaatcataataaataaaataaaaagttaaatttgtAAACACTAAAAGAAAGTGATCATATTATTTGTTGTCATTTGTAAATTGATCTTTTTATATTGGTTCtgcttgatttttttatttataaaattgacattactgaaaaataaataaaatatctctataactaatatatatatatatatatatatatatatatatatatatatatatatatatatatatatatatatatatatatatatatatatattagttatatgtGAACAAGGAAAAATATCTCTACACATATATgttccaattatttttaatagaaagtgtaatttaaatcaaaagtttttgaataataaatccaaattataaaatcttCTGCATAATCATTCCTTTTGAAAGTTAAGTTATTGATCgcgttgaatttttttttttttttttataattaatgtataCGTAGAAACATTGATATAGTTAATCGatcaatttcaataaaataaattaacttattaGTTGTACAAATTTATATCCTATAATTTGAACCAAgcacattaatttatttatgaaattaataaaactaaattaaacaaGCAAATAATTTAGCACATAATTttcaaattgtattattatgcTAATAAACCACATTCTTTGTTTTTGTGATCACAGTTATATAATGTTGACCAACTCAGTCTTCACATTTAATAATGTGTACTCAATATATTGTATGTTGTTCttggtaaataatttattgtattaattaataatacttctCTTCAAAtggaatatattattaataatatttggtcttcaaattttattactAAATACTATTATggcaattattatttattgacatttcttttacatgtttaactttttattatcattatcaaaatcataagtTAAAGGAATAGAATTcgtattaataaattttggtcttaataataaaaataaaactatccATGATCACTTTCATATTTTTGCAACTTAATTTTATTGGCTCAGATTTAAGAAAATGGTTCTTACAAGATaatagtttgtttgattttgattttaatagaatttttttgtaatatttctGTTAAATTTAGAGTTTGTGAAtccaaattataaaatcttCTACATAATCATATGTATTtatagaaacaaaataaattaacttattaattgtaaaattttatatccTATAATTTAGCAAAGCACATTAAtctatttatgaaattaataaaaaaaaattaaaaacaagcaTTTTCAAATTGTATTCTTATGATATCTAGTATGTATCTcttgcatttgcacgagtaataatataaaaaacgtgaaaaaaatattacggtaaaaatgtgatagcatttttatttttatttttaatcgttttaagtttatggacgggttaACCCATaatctgactcaagtatccatttactctcacattgcagaacgatctctaaaacaattgatataGTTTAATTCCTCAATTCAATTAGTTTAACCTTTAGAGTCTACTTCTTTCTCATACTAcgaatgaaagaaaaaatgtaaaaactatCATTAAAGTAGCCTAGGAaagacttactatatccatatgaattatgtccccTATCTCAATAAATATGACGAAATTATTCCATTATTgttcactaataatagtgaaatctatagcgcagagtcaaaagagaattatgaccgattaaaaactattgatgaaccgcgttcatcaaatttggtgttgaattattccatttttaattttatttttatccgttttatgtttatgggcaggtcaacccacaatccgacccaagtatccatttactctcacatccaaattaaccacagctctcgatccggtaattcggacactttaaaaattaagcattatatatatatatatataaatagattagttagttaaaaatttgaacttatattattaaaatgtcccgcgttcatcaaatttagtattaatttaaaatataaagtgttattagcctagttggataaagggttgtacttgttttattaagtTGAAAGTttaaacc is drawn from Impatiens glandulifera chromosome 3, dImpGla2.1, whole genome shotgun sequence and contains these coding sequences:
- the LOC124928871 gene encoding endonuclease 2; protein product: MEKLVLSVVIISLFLSPAVHGWGIDGHLTICRIAQGRLNKAAAAAVKELLPESAGGDLGSECSWADKVKFRYHWSSPLHYIDTPDEACTYQYKRDCIDHETGEVDRCVAGAINNYTTQLQTYNTNSNYNLTEALLFLSHYMGDIHQPLHVGFTSDRGGNTIDVHWYTRKSELHHVWDASIIETAETRFYDSNVDDMIEAIQRNISGVWADEVDSWETCSGKSTTTCPDKYASEGIKAACAWAYKGVSEDSLLEDDYFLSRLPTVYLRLAQGGVRLAAALNRIFS